In a genomic window of Glycine max cultivar Williams 82 chromosome 13, Glycine_max_v4.0, whole genome shotgun sequence:
- the LOC100784255 gene encoding general transcription and DNA repair factor IIH subunit TFB2, which translates to MPEVRIIAKNFMDMVASMPAMKLDKLYENGFICEAILRSLLPLAKKYVIQMLHIDVSVAAKLLEEWVLPGGVSKHRVAIDRLVQLRVFLEAVDRKNEKTYKVNPTFQRSLQKLLVQGGTLPRESMPSNITVRLPTLENLEAYALEQWECFLLQLISPSQVEKPLNISSSLMKVFQRRILSYRDKEAPKLTESGFQFLLMDTNAQLWYIIREYISNSEDRGVDAADLISFMLELSFHDIGEAYSVDTLTSFQRTIINDLADLGLVKIQQGRKGSWFIPTKLATNLSMSLADSSSRKQGFVVVETNFRVYAYSTSKLHCEILRLFSRVEYQLPNLIVGAITKESLYSAFENGITAEQIITFLQQNAHPRVAERIPSVPENVTEQIRLWEADLNRVEMTDAYYYDEFPSRDVFEGACDCAREWNGLLWEDSKKMHMVVKTEVHQYVRDYLRRQK; encoded by the exons ATGCCAGAGGTTAGAATCATTGCCAAGAATTTCATGGACATGGTGGCTTCCATGCCCGCCATGAAGCTCGATAAGCTCTATGAAAACGGATTCATCTGTGAAGCTATTCTCAG gTCTCTTCTGCCTCTTGCGAAGAAATACGTCATACAGATGCTGCATATTGATGTGTCAGTGGCAGCTAAATTGTTGGAGGAATGGGTGCTTCCGGGTGGAGTTTCAAAGCACAGAGTGGCCATTGATAGGTTGGTTCAATTGAGAGTTTTCCTTGAAGCTGTTGACAG GAAGAATGAAAAGACTTACAAAGTTAATCCAACATTTCAGAGAAGTCTCCAAAAACTTTTAGTACAAGG TGGAACTTTGCCAAGGGAATCAATGCCTTCTAATATTACTGTGAGGCTCCCAACCTTAGAGAATCTTGAGGCTTATGCTCTAGAACAATGGGAG TGTTTCTTATTGCAACTTATAAGCCCAAGTCAGGTTGAAAAGCCCTTGAATATTAGCTCTTCCCTGATGAAGGTTTTCCAGCGGCGTATCCTGAGTTACAG AGACAAAGAAGCTCCAAAATTAACTGAAAGTGGTTTCCAGTTTTTG CTGATGGATACAAATGCACAGCTTTGGTACATCATCAGAGAATATATATCTAATTCTGAG GATAGAGGTGTTGATGCAGCTGACCTTATCTCATTCATGCTGGAACTTAGTTTTCATGACATTGGGGAG GCATATAGTGTTGACACATTGACTAGTTTTCAGAGGACCATAATTAATGACCTAGCAGACCTTGGTTTGGTAAAAATTCAGCAG GGCAGGAAAGGAAGTTGGTTTATACCTACAAAATTGGCAACCAATCTTTCAATGAGCTTGGCTGATTCATCATCTAGAAAACAG gGATTTGTGGTTGTGGAAACAAATTTTAGAGTTTATGCTTACTCAACTTCTAAATTACATTGTGAGATATTGCGGCTATTCTCAAG GGTAGAGTATCAACTTCCAAATCTTATTGTTGGGGCTATTACAAAAGAAAGCTTGTATAGTGCTTTTGAAAATGGCATTACAGCAGAGCAG ATAATCACTTTCCTTCAGCAAAATGCTCATCCTCGTGTTGCGGAGAGGATACCATCTGTGCCTGAAAATGTCACAGAACAG ATTAGGCTGTGGGAAGCAGATCTAAACAGAGTTGAGATGACAGATGCATACTATTACGATGAGTTCCCTTCCAGA GATGTGTTTGAAGGAGCCTGTGACTGTGCTAGAGAATGGAATGGTTTGTTGTGGGAAGATTCAAAGAAGATGCACATGGTGGTTAAGACTGAGGTACATCAGTATGTACGAGATTATTTGCGCCGTCAAAAGTAG
- the LOC100786183 gene encoding E3 ubiquitin-protein ligase AIRP2 isoform X1 — MYVASMRKSFKDSLKVLEADIQHANTLASDFPREYDGACLQMRMSYSPAAHLFLFLVQWTDCHLAGALGLLRILIYKVYVDGTTTMSTHERKASIREFYAVIYPSLLQLEKGVTDTEDKKQKVVCMERYRRRDDEEYRQSSDIDIEREDECGICMDMNSKIVLPNCNHAMCLKCYREWRTISQSCPFCRDSLKRVNSGDLWVFTDRRDVVDMATVTRENLRRLFMYIDKLPLIVPDSLFDTYDSHIR; from the exons ATGTACGTAGCTTCCATGCGCAAGTCTTTCAAGGACTCCTTGAAAGTCCTTGAAGCTGATATCCAGCACGCCAATACCCT GGCTTCAGATTTTCCAAGGGAGTATGATGGTGCATGCCTTCAGATGAGAATGTCATACAGTCCAGCTGCACACCTGTTTCTTTTCTTGGTGCAATGGACAGATTGTCATCTTGCTGGAGCCCTTGGACTGTTAAGAATCCTAATTTACAAG GTCTATGTGGATGGGACAACCACCATGTCTACACATGAAAGAAAAGCAAGTATTAGAGAATTCTATG CTGTCATATATCCCTCTTTATTGCAACTTGAAAAAGGTGTCACTGATACCGAGGATAAGAAGCAAAAGGTTGTGTGCATGGAGAGGTACCGTAGAAGAGATGATGAGGAGTATAGGCAGTCTTCTGACATAGACATTgaaagagaagatgaatgtggAATATGCATGGACATGAATAGTAAGATTGTGCTTCCCAACTGCAATCATGCCATGTGCTTGAAATGTTACAGAGAATG GCGAACGATATCACAATCATGCCCATTTTGCCGTGACAGTCTCAAGAGAGTAAACTCAGGCGATCTCTGGGTATTCACTGATAGAAGGGATGTGGTAGACATGGCAACAGTGACTAGGGAGAATCTCAGAAGGCTTTTCATGTACATAGATAAGTTGCCTCTGATTGTTCCTGACTCCCTTTTTGACACATACGACTCTCACATAAGGTAA
- the LOC100786183 gene encoding E3 ubiquitin-protein ligase AIRP2 isoform X4, producing the protein MPSDENVIQSSCTPVSFLGAMDRLSSCWSPWTVKNPNLQAVIYPSLLQLEKGVTDTEDKKQKVVCMERYRRRDDEEYRQSSDIDIEREDECGICMDMNSKIVLPNCNHAMCLKCYREWRTISQSCPFCRDSLKRVNSGDLWVFTDRRDVVDMATVTRENLRRLFMYIDKLPLIVPDSLFDTYDSHIR; encoded by the exons ATGCCTTCAGATGAGAATGTCATACAGTCCAGCTGCACACCTGTTTCTTTTCTTGGTGCAATGGACAGATTGTCATCTTGCTGGAGCCCTTGGACTGTTAAGAATCCTAATTTACAAG CTGTCATATATCCCTCTTTATTGCAACTTGAAAAAGGTGTCACTGATACCGAGGATAAGAAGCAAAAGGTTGTGTGCATGGAGAGGTACCGTAGAAGAGATGATGAGGAGTATAGGCAGTCTTCTGACATAGACATTgaaagagaagatgaatgtggAATATGCATGGACATGAATAGTAAGATTGTGCTTCCCAACTGCAATCATGCCATGTGCTTGAAATGTTACAGAGAATG GCGAACGATATCACAATCATGCCCATTTTGCCGTGACAGTCTCAAGAGAGTAAACTCAGGCGATCTCTGGGTATTCACTGATAGAAGGGATGTGGTAGACATGGCAACAGTGACTAGGGAGAATCTCAGAAGGCTTTTCATGTACATAGATAAGTTGCCTCTGATTGTTCCTGACTCCCTTTTTGACACATACGACTCTCACATAAGGTAA
- the LOC100786183 gene encoding E3 ubiquitin-protein ligase AIRP2 isoform X3, with translation MYVASMRKSFKDSLKVLEADIQHANTLASDFPREYDGACLQMRMSYSPAAHLFLFLVQWTDCHLAGALGLLRILIYKVYVDGTTTMSTHERKASIREFYAVIYPSLLQLEKGVTDTEDKKQKVVCMERYRRRDDEEYRQSSDIDIEREDECGICMDMNSKIVLPNCNHAMCLKCYREWCACSIGTMHMKANDITIMPILP, from the exons ATGTACGTAGCTTCCATGCGCAAGTCTTTCAAGGACTCCTTGAAAGTCCTTGAAGCTGATATCCAGCACGCCAATACCCT GGCTTCAGATTTTCCAAGGGAGTATGATGGTGCATGCCTTCAGATGAGAATGTCATACAGTCCAGCTGCACACCTGTTTCTTTTCTTGGTGCAATGGACAGATTGTCATCTTGCTGGAGCCCTTGGACTGTTAAGAATCCTAATTTACAAG GTCTATGTGGATGGGACAACCACCATGTCTACACATGAAAGAAAAGCAAGTATTAGAGAATTCTATG CTGTCATATATCCCTCTTTATTGCAACTTGAAAAAGGTGTCACTGATACCGAGGATAAGAAGCAAAAGGTTGTGTGCATGGAGAGGTACCGTAGAAGAGATGATGAGGAGTATAGGCAGTCTTCTGACATAGACATTgaaagagaagatgaatgtggAATATGCATGGACATGAATAGTAAGATTGTGCTTCCCAACTGCAATCATGCCATGTGCTTGAAATGTTACAGAGAATG GTGTGCTTGCAGCATCGGCACCATGCATATGAAG GCGAACGATATCACAATCATGCCCATTTTGCCGTGA
- the LOC100786183 gene encoding E3 ubiquitin-protein ligase AIRP2 isoform X2 — MYVASMRKSFKDSLKVLEADIQHANTLASDFPREYDGACLQMRMSYSPAAHLFLFLVQWTDCHLAGALGLLRILIYKVYVDGTTTMSTHERKASIREFYAVIYPSLLQLEKGVTDTEDKKQKVVCMERYRRRDDEEYRQSSDIDIEREDECGICMDMNSKIVLPNCNHAMCLKCYRECKKMCNCWTCFYYRCACSIGTMHMKANDITIMPILP, encoded by the exons ATGTACGTAGCTTCCATGCGCAAGTCTTTCAAGGACTCCTTGAAAGTCCTTGAAGCTGATATCCAGCACGCCAATACCCT GGCTTCAGATTTTCCAAGGGAGTATGATGGTGCATGCCTTCAGATGAGAATGTCATACAGTCCAGCTGCACACCTGTTTCTTTTCTTGGTGCAATGGACAGATTGTCATCTTGCTGGAGCCCTTGGACTGTTAAGAATCCTAATTTACAAG GTCTATGTGGATGGGACAACCACCATGTCTACACATGAAAGAAAAGCAAGTATTAGAGAATTCTATG CTGTCATATATCCCTCTTTATTGCAACTTGAAAAAGGTGTCACTGATACCGAGGATAAGAAGCAAAAGGTTGTGTGCATGGAGAGGTACCGTAGAAGAGATGATGAGGAGTATAGGCAGTCTTCTGACATAGACATTgaaagagaagatgaatgtggAATATGCATGGACATGAATAGTAAGATTGTGCTTCCCAACTGCAATCATGCCATGTGCTTGAAATGTTACAGAGAATG CAAGAAGATGTGTAATTGTTGGACTTGTTTCTACTACAG GTGTGCTTGCAGCATCGGCACCATGCATATGAAG GCGAACGATATCACAATCATGCCCATTTTGCCGTGA
- the LOC100786699 gene encoding stem-specific protein TSJT1: MLGIFKDKLVNPPEELNSPASLNSSKRSKLPNEILQEFQSYNPSNAFSVSFGNDALLAYSPSNKASIHHGFCVLDNIYCIFLGSLNNLSKLIKQYGLSKGTNDAMFIIEAYRTLRDRGPYPADQVLIELEGSFGFVIYDNKDGTVFTALGSNGQIELFWGVAADGSIVISENLELIKASCAKSFAPFPTGCMLHSGHGLMSYEHPTRKMKPMPRVDSEGVMCGANFSVDSQSKSMMPRVGSEANWAPWGDSQACIQP; encoded by the exons ATGTTGGGAATTTTCAAGGACAAGTTGGTCAATCCACCAGAAGAGCTAAACAGCCCTGCTTCTTTGAATTCATCAAAAAGGTCTAAACTTCCAAATGAAATCCTTCAGGAATTCCAGTCCTACAATCCCTCCAATGCTTTCTCCGTTAGCTTTGGAAATGATGCTTTGCTAGCTTATTCCCCTTCAAACAAGGCCTCCATTCATCACGG GTTTTGTGTTTTGGATAACATATACTGCATTTTCCTTGGGAGCCTAAACAACCTAAGCAAGCTCATAAAGCAGTATGGTCTATCAAAGGGAACAAATGATGCAATGTTTATCATAGAAGCCTATAGGACACTTCGTGACAGGGGTCCATACCCAGCTGATCAGGTCCTCATTGAACTTGAAGGCAGTTTTGGATTTGTGATCTATGACAATAAGGATGGAACAGTTTTTACTGCATTG GGTTCTAATGGACAAATTGAGCTTTTCTGGGGTGTTGCAGCTGATGGTTCTATAGTTATTTCTGAGAATTTGGAGCTGATAAAAGCAAGTTGTGCTAAATCATTTGCACCATTCCCCACTG GGTGTATGCTTCATAGTGGGCATGGTCTAATGAGCTATGAGCATCCTACGAGGAAAATGAAGCCAATGCCAAGAGTTGATAGCGAAGGGGTTATGTGTGGAGCCAATTTTTCTGTGGACTCTCAATCAAAGTCAATGATGCCACGTGTTGGAAGTGAGGCCAATTGGGCTCCTTGGGGGGACTCACAAGCATGCATTCAACCATGa